DNA sequence from the Pseudoduganella plicata genome:
CGTCATGCTGTACCTGCTGTTCTTCCTGTTCCGCGACGGGCAGACGCTGTCGTCGCGCATCCGCGACGCCGTGCCGCTGGCCGAGCGCTACAAGGAACCGCTGTTCGACAATTTCATCACCGTCATCCGCGCCACCGTCAAGGGAAACATTCTCGTCGCAATGGCGCAGGGGACACTGGGCGGCCTGGCGTTCTGGTTTCTTGACGTGCCGGGACCGCTGCTGTGGGGCGTCGTGATGGCCTTCCTGTCGCTGCTGCCCGCCGTGGGCGCCGCCATCGTCTGGGGCCCGGTGGCAATCTACTTCCTTATCACGGGGGCTACGTGGGATGGCATCGGCCTGATCGTCTACGGCGTCATCGTCATCGGCCTGGTCGACAACCTGCTGCGTCCGGTGCTCGTCGGCAAGGACACCAAGCTGCCCGACTATATCGTCCTGCTCTCCACGATTGGCGGCATGGCGCTGTTCGGGCTGAACGGCTTCGTCATCGGTCCCGTCATTGCCGCGCTGTTCATTTCGACGTGGGGCCTGTTTGCCGAGGCACGCGAGTTTCACGAGCAGTAAGCGCACGCGCGGCGCGACCTCAGGGCGGTCCATCGCCGCTCGCCCGTGCAGCAGGGCCGGCGGCACTTTCGGTACCAGTTGCACAACACACGGGGCGCGCCGCCGGCCGCGCATGCTACGATCCCCGCATGCCTGGACGACCATGACCGACCGCGACCTCACACTGACTTCCCCGTGCACCAGCCACGACAGCCAGTGGGCGGCATTGCTGGCGCTC
Encoded proteins:
- a CDS encoding AI-2E family transporter; the protein is MKRYTLPQTSFLLLLGLVTLAFIWIMTPFAGAVFWGIVFAIVFAPLHYRLLEVTGNKPTASSLIALLLILLMVILPVTLITLSLIDQASGVYAMIESGQINFSTMFQRVMHGMPGWATSLLERFELTNLATLQTKLTAAASQISQSVAKYAINFGRNTLDFLVSVTVMLYLLFFLFRDGQTLSSRIRDAVPLAERYKEPLFDNFITVIRATVKGNILVAMAQGTLGGLAFWFLDVPGPLLWGVVMAFLSLLPAVGAAIVWGPVAIYFLITGATWDGIGLIVYGVIVIGLVDNLLRPVLVGKDTKLPDYIVLLSTIGGMALFGLNGFVIGPVIAALFISTWGLFAEAREFHEQ